A single window of Candoia aspera isolate rCanAsp1 chromosome 3, rCanAsp1.hap2, whole genome shotgun sequence DNA harbors:
- the MCUR1 gene encoding mitochondrial calcium uniporter regulator 1, with product MVRGLAAAAIVVNGQKSFFLVQGEPGILLRVGASPFGVARSPFPGRCLGDRKRASGLARRAVGARVRLAGLNPDGHQCSAVRASSSRVLSVPSPGAGTRFLSLNGSRCRAVEGRALQFENSKSSCSPLGSRTLYFDTHAFVCLLEENGFSTEQSEIIVSALMNIMKSNMDMIHKDMVTKMQQEIAVQQIMSHIGVVRKDMIILEKSEFSALRAENEKIKLELQQLKKQVMDETSKVRTDSKLDFNLEKSRVKELYSLNERKLLKMRTEIVELHAQQDRALTQSYRKIDTEVAGLKTMLESHKLDNIKYLAGSIFTCLTVALGFYRLWI from the exons ATGGTCAGAGGTTTGGCCGCTGCCGCCATTGTGGTGAACGGGCAAAAAAGCTTTTTCCTTGTTCAGGGAGAACCCGGCATCCTCCTTCGCGTAGGTGCTTCTCCTTTCGGAGTCGCGCGCTCTCCCTTCCCTGGCCGTTGCCTAGGAGATCGGAAGCGGGCGAGCGGCCTCGCGAGGAGGGCTGTTGGAGCGCGCGTGCGGCTGGCGGGACTCAATCCAGACGGACACCAGTGCTCGGCGGTGCGCGCCTCCTCGTCGCGTGTCTTGAGCGTCCCTTCGCCTGGGGCAGGAACCCGCTTCCTCAGTCTGAACGGGAGTCGCTGCCGAGCGGTGGAAGGACGAG cTCTGCAATTTGAAAACAGCAAAAGTAGTTGTTCACCATTGGGAAGTAGAACACTTTATTTTGATACCCATGCCTTTGTGTGCCTCTTGGAAGAAAATG gattCAGTACTGAGCAATCTGAGATCATTGTATCTGCTTTAATGAACATCATGAAAAGCAATATGGATATGATACACAAAGACATGGTCACAAAAATGCAACAG gaaattgCTGTTCAGCAGATAATGTCTCATATTGGTGTTGTGAGAAAAGATATGATTATTTTGGAAAAGAGTGAATTTTCAGCACTCAGAGCAGAAAATGAg aaaataaaacttgaacTTCAGCAGCTAAAAAAGCAAGTAATG GATGAAACTTCCAAAGTGCGAACAGATAGCAAGCTAGATTTCAATCTAGAAAAGAGCAGAGTAAAAGAATTG tattcaCTTAATGAGAGAAAACTATTGAAAATGAGAACAGAAATAGTGGAATTG CATGCACAGCAAGATCGAGCTTTAACACAAAGTTATAGGAAAATAGATACTGAAGTTGCAGGTCTGAAAACAATGCTTGAATCACACAAACTTGACAACATTAAATATTTAGCTG GTTCCATATTTACATGCCTTACTGTAGCACTTGGATTTTACCGTTTATGGATataa